A section of the Bombus huntii isolate Logan2020A chromosome 5, iyBomHunt1.1, whole genome shotgun sequence genome encodes:
- the LOC126866097 gene encoding kinesin light chain isoform X5, translated as MTAMTQEEIMAGARIVSQGLEALRVEHGGLLQALQTQDAPVARDKASLLSKNIEMIELGLGEAQVMMALANHLQMVEAEKQKLRTQVRRLCQENAWLRDELAGTQQKLQASQQALVQLEEQKKHLDFMESMKQYDPDPSADDENAKDRPPDDPVVDLFPDDDADDRNSKSILPTPPSQFAQQVNAGYEIPARLRTLHNLVIQYASQGRYEVAVPLCKQALEDLEKTSGHDHPDVATMLNILALVYRDQNKYKEAANLLNDALAIREKTLGENHPAVAATLNNLAVLYGKRGKYKEAEPLCKRALDIREKVLGRDHPDVAKQLNNLALLCQNQGKYEEVERYYLRALEIYEGKLGPDDPNVAKTKNNLASCYLKQGKYKDAEVLYKQVLTRAHEKEFGAIAGDNKPIWQVAEEREENKHRNKENAPYGEYGGWHKAAKVDSPTVTTTLKNLGALYRRQGKYEAAETLEDCALRSRKEQTLEFVKQGKVAQILGEEKGSTRRGSRSSLANSEHEQHDEGSLPLVQRALHEGQSGHNDASPNKPGFKNKIFQAFGIHSST; from the exons ATGACGGCCATGACGCAGGAAGAAATTATGGCTGGTGCCAGAATTGTATCCCAGGGTCTGGAAGCCCTTCGTGTTGAACACGGGGGACTTCTACAAGCCCTACAGACCCAGGATGCACCAGTCGCGAGAGACAAAGCTAGCTTGCTATCGAAGAACATTGAGATGATAGAGTTGGGCCTTGGTGAAGCACAGGTCATGATGGCACTTGCAAATCATTTACAAATGGTAGAGGCTGAGAAACAAAAGCTTAGAACGCAAGTGAGAAGGTTGTGCCAAGAGAACGCCTGGTTAAGGGATGAATTGGCTGGAACGCAACAAAAATTGCAAGCCAGTCAGCAAGCA CTAGTTCAATTGGAAGAACAGAAGAAACACCTAGATTTCATGGAAAGCATGAAGCAGTATGATCCTGATCCTTCTGCGGATGATGAAAATGCAAAAGACCGGCCACCAGATGATCCTGTGGTTGATCTATTCCCCGATGATGATGCGGACGACCGAAATAGTAAGT CGATATTACCGACACCGCCTTCGCAATTTGCACAACAAGTGAACGCTGGATACGAGATACCCGCGCGCTTGCGTACACTGCACAATTTGGTTATACAGTACGCCAGCCAAGGCCGTTACGAGGTGGCCGTTCCTCTCTGTAAACAGGCGCTGGAAGATCTGGAAAAGACTTCTGGTCACGATCATCCTGACGTCGCTACGATGTTGAATATCCTTGCTTTAGTATATAGGgatcaaaataaatataaagaagCAGCGAACTTGTTGAACGATGCCTTGGCTATTCGTGAAAAGACGCTCGGTGAAAATCACCCTGCAGTCGCTGCCACGTTGAACAACTTGGCAGTTTTATATGGAAAACGCGGCAAATACAAGGAGGCTGAGCCGTTGTGCAAACGTGCTCTCGATATCCGAGAAAAGGTTCTCGGTCGTGACCATCCTGATGTCGCGAAGCAGCTGAATAACCTTGCCTTGCTTTGCCAGAATCAGGGTAAATACGAAGAAGTGGAGCGCTATTACTTGCGAGCGCTGGAGATCTACGAAGGCAAACTTGGACCGGACGATCCTAATGTCGCGAAGACGAAAAATAATTTGGCATCGTGTTACTTGAAACAAGGAAAGTACAAGGATGCGGAAGTTTTGTACAAACAAGTATTGACCAGAGCACACGAGAAAGAGTTTGGTGCTATTGCTGGTGATAACAAACCAATCTGGCAG GTTGCtgaagaaagagaggagaatAAACATAGAAATAAGGAGAATGCTCCATATGGAGAATATGGTGGTTGGCACAAAGCTGCTAAAGTGGACTCACCTACAGTTACGACTACTCTAAAGAATCTTGGTGCGTTATATCGAAGACAAGGAAAATATGAAGCGGCGGAAACTCTAGAAGATTGCGCCCTTAGGTCACGAAAAGAG CAGACATTGGAGTTCGTAAAGCAAGGGAAAGTCGCGCAAATTTTAGGGGAAGAAAAAGGGTCGACGAGACGCGGTTCGCGATCCAGTTTAGCCAACAGCGAACACGAGCAACACGACGAG GGCTCGCTGCCGCTGGTACAAAGGGCGCTACATGAAGGACAGTCTGGCCACAACGACGCTAGTCCTAACAAACCCGGTTTTAAAAACAAGATCTTCCAAGCTTTCGGGATTCACTCTTCCACGTAG